In Marinilabiliales bacterium, the genomic stretch GGCCTTTGTCATTCACCCGTATGAATCCCCTGCCTGCAGGGTTTTCCTCAAGTTCCAATGCGGTGCGTTCCCTGACATCTATTGTACCCGTTACGCCATCCATACCCTCATCGGCCGAATAGCTCATGTATTCCCATACCCCCGGAACAGGAGGGGCAAACCTTACCCTCCATGCATTCCCTTCATACCAGAACCCTTTTAATGTCATTACCTTACCTTCAGCAGGGCCGGAAATTCCCCTGAAGGCCACTTCGAGGTGATCAGCAGATCCGTCAACCGGTATTTGTCCGTAAGGATTGTCAATTGATTCAGTGGCTGTAAAAGACAACTCGATTACCTCCCAAACCTTGCAGGAATGATCTCCTGCCAGTGATGAAACGGAATAAAGAACGAAAGAAAGAACGAAAAAAGATGACCTTAACATATAGCAATAGTTTAATTGGTGTCAATACCCCCGGCCGGACGCAAATGCCTCCCATTCTGCAAACTCATCCTCCTTCATCACTTTCGGGACCTTGGTCTGCCCCCCCTTCTTCTTCATCTTCTCGGTCCAGTCGTAGAAAAGCTTTGCAGTGACCAGCTCAGCTTCAACATCTTTCAAAGCCTTGCTGCGTGCAACCTTGTAATTCTTATTCTCTTCCTGCAATATCTCATCGAGCCTCCTGGCGATCTCCTCTTTCCCGTCAGAAGGCTTTTCGTTGCACCCGAGATACCAGCAATGCACATAATCATCACCTCTTTTTACCGCACTAACCGTAAACTCCTGTATATCTGTATTGTACTCCTCCCCAACCTGGTTTACAGCTTTTATCATCTGGAACTCTGACAACTGCGATCCAACCACATTCAGGTAATATTTGGTTCGCCCGGTGATCTTGATCTCGGCCCGCTTTCTGTCTGTAAACATTACGGTATCTCCTATCATGTAACGCCAGGCTCCTGCAACCGTGCTGATGATAAGTATGTAATCCACATTTTCCTCAACCTCTTCTATAGTGAGAGCCTGTGCTCCCTCTGCCACCGAACCGTCTTCATTGATATTTTCTGTCTTGAGGGGAACAAACTCAAAGTATACCCCGTTGTCTGTAAGCAATGCCATTGAATCGGTATCCCTGCGCAGCTGGGTTGCAAGATATCCCTCTGAGGCAAGATAGGTATCAAGAATGATCACATCCCGCCCAAATATTTTGCCGAAGCTCTGCCTGTATGGCTCGAAGCTGACACCTCCTGAAGTGTAGACCTGCAAGTTGGGCCAGATATCGTGAATATTCCCTGCCTTGTTATGTTCGATCACCTTTTTGAGCATAAGCTCTATCCAGGAAGGTATTCCTGATAAACCCCCGATATCCCACTCTGGAGCCTTTTCTGCGATCTGACTTACCCTTTCGTCCCAGTCATCGATGCTGGAAATTTCAGGCCCGGGCTTATAGAAAAGCCGGTTAAACCATAAAGGAATGTTGTAGACAGATATGCCGCTGATCTCACCCTCGAGATGGCCTCTCACCTTTTTCAGACTCGTGCTGCTGCCCAGCATAAGCACCTCTTTTTCAAAAAAAGAGGGGGGCATGTCAAACTCCGCAAGACTCAGAACCTGCCTGATACCAGCATTTCTTATTGATTCCAGCATATCATCAGTTACGGGAATGGTCTTGGAGTTACTGGTGGTACCGCTGCTGAGCGCGAAAAAATCCGGTTTCCCCGGCCAGGTGACATCAAAAGCGCCTTCGTACAGATCTTTCCACCATTCTTTGAATATCCTGTCATAGTCGTGATAGGGAACTGCAGAAGCATAGGCTTTGCGGATGTTTTCGGCTGACTGTATATCCCTGAACCTGTAATGAGTACCAAACTTCGTATTCTCAGCCTTTTCCAGGAGTCCGGCCAGCACTTTCTTCTGCGCGGGGACAGGGTCCGGTTCATGAATAATCGTGTGTGAAACCGCAACCGCCCTTTTCAATATTTCTCCAATAATTGCCATAAATCAAATCAGTCAAAGTAACAATTCTGCCGGCTTCTTCGCCGCTGAAATATAAGAACAACATCTGCCTGCCGTCGGGTCCCGCTACGTGCTGGCTGCGACTTTTCCGACATAAGTCCTGTATTTCAGCAAGATAACACCTGGAGTTACAAGCTGCAAGTTATTAAAATTCATGGCTAAAACCAAGAAAGGGTAATCCCTGGTGGTTTACAATACCGTAAATCTGGCAGATTGCGGAGACCGGCATCCTTGCAAATCAGGTGGACGGAATCCGGGCTGATTACCGGGATGCGGCAATGGGCGTATAACAGGGACCCGGAACCTTACGGATTACAAGGATAGTAAACAAGCCGAAAAATATGGTCCGGGAAGCATACGGTTTACGGAAACCGGAAATGGCCCGACTGTGAAAGTGCCCGCCCCAGGTCCCTGACCGGGAGGTTGCACCTGCCCATGGAGCAGAGATAGTACCAGGTCTCACCCTCTTTATACCTTTCCCCGAAAAGGGGAATATCATCATCCTCAGAACCTGATGCGGCCACGGCTATACCGGGCAGGTACATCCTGCCGGCTTCCAGCGCCCTTTCTTCCGGCCGGGGCCCGGTGATGGCGAGTGTATAGTGTCCGTACACCCTGTACAGGACAAGCCTGGCCCAGTTGGTGTGGTTAATGGCCGATTTCTGAAGATAGGGACTGATATCGGCCAGCATCCTCAGGCTGCGGGCATTCCATTCAGGTTTCTCAAAATAGCCGGCCAGGCGAAACAGGTTAAGCGCCATCACGCTGTTTGATGAAGGGATGACGCTGTCAGACAGCTCAAAATAGGGGGCTTTAAGCTTCTCGCCGTCATCAGCCGAAAAAGGGAACATGGTCGTGCCCCGGGCATTGAAGTTATCCAGCACGCAGGCAGTCAGGTCGCGCGCCTTAAGCAGGTAACGGGGCACCGCAGAGACCTCGTAAAGTCTTATGAGTGCATCTGCAAGATGGGCGTAGTCCTCAAGAAACCCATCGATCGCAGGCACGCCCCCCGTAAGAAGCCTTGATAATTTCCCTTTCGGGGAAATGGAATTATCAATAATAAAATCGGCAGCGTCTGCAGCCATTTTGAGAAACCCGGGATCACCAAAGGCTGAATAGGCGTCGGCAAGCCCTTTGATCATCAAAGCGTTCCATGAAACGATCACCTTTGTGTCGGTCAGAGGGCGAACCCTCGACGAACGAGCATTGAGAAGCTTTGCATTTGCCCTTGTCACGATCTCCCTGAGTGAATTTTCATCCATGCCGTGCCTGGCGGCAAAATCGCTGTCCGTTTCAGTCCTGAGCAAGATATTCCTGCCATTCTCCCAGTAACCCTCACTGCCGATGCTGTAATATTTTTGCATGAGGGAGGCATCTTCGCCCATCACTTTTTCCGCTTCCTCCTTATCCCAGGTGTAGAATCTTCCCTCCTCTCCTTCACTGTCGGCATCAAGAGCAGACAAGAAAGTGCCC encodes the following:
- a CDS encoding GH3 auxin-responsive promoter, producing the protein MAIIGEILKRAVAVSHTIIHEPDPVPAQKKVLAGLLEKAENTKFGTHYRFRDIQSAENIRKAYASAVPYHDYDRIFKEWWKDLYEGAFDVTWPGKPDFFALSSGTTSNSKTIPVTDDMLESIRNAGIRQVLSLAEFDMPPSFFEKEVLMLGSSTSLKKVRGHLEGEISGISVYNIPLWFNRLFYKPGPEISSIDDWDERVSQIAEKAPEWDIGGLSGIPSWIELMLKKVIEHNKAGNIHDIWPNLQVYTSGGVSFEPYRQSFGKIFGRDVIILDTYLASEGYLATQLRRDTDSMALLTDNGVYFEFVPLKTENINEDGSVAEGAQALTIEEVEENVDYILIISTVAGAWRYMIGDTVMFTDRKRAEIKITGRTKYYLNVVGSQLSEFQMIKAVNQVGEEYNTDIQEFTVSAVKRGDDYVHCWYLGCNEKPSDGKEEIARRLDEILQEENKNYKVARSKALKDVEAELVTAKLFYDWTEKMKKKGGQTKVPKVMKEDEFAEWEAFASGRGY
- a CDS encoding thioredoxin domain-containing protein, which produces FARYSTDDKWKVPHFEKMLYDNGQLLSLYSNSWKVIKNKLFRDVVYRTTDFVRREMTSPEGTFLSALDADSEGEEGRFYTWDKEEAEKVMGEDASLMQKYYSIGSEGYWENGRNILLRTETDSDFAARHGMDENSLREIVTRANAKLLNARSSRVRPLTDTKVIVSWNALMIKGLADAYSAFGDPGFLKMAADAADFIIDNSISPKGKLSRLLTGGVPAIDGFLEDYAHLADALIRLYEVSAVPRYLLKARDLTACVLDNFNARGTTMFPFSADDGEKLKAPYFELSDSVIPSSNSVMALNLFRLAGYFEKPEWNARSLRMLADISPYLQKSAINHTNWARLVLYRVYGHYTLAITGPRPEERALEAGRMYLPGIAVAASGSEDDDIPLFGERYKEGETWYYLCSMGRCNLPVRDLGRALSQSGHFRFP